DNA sequence from the Bradyrhizobium diazoefficiens genome:
CCAACGCATCCAGGCGGGGGCCCTCCTCAATCCGGAACTGTCCTATGAGCAGGACAATTCGTTCGGCTCGGGCATTTTACGCGGCACCAAATCGGCCGAGACCACGCTCCAAATCAGCCAGGCTTTTGAGCTGTTCGGCAAGCGCGACGCTCGGATTGCCGTGGGCGCGGCCGGCATCGAGGTTTCCGCGATCCAGCGCAAGGCGATCAGGCTGGAGGTGCTGTCGGAGACGGCGATCGCCTTTCTCGGCGTGCTTGGCGCACAGCGGCGCATCCATATCCTCGATGAGCAGATCAGCGCGATCGACAAGCTGACGCCGCTCCTGCGCCGCCGCGTCGAAGCCGGCGCCTCCTCGCCGGCAGAGACCGGCCGCGCCGAGGTGGCCTCCGCTCTGGTGAAAGCCGACCGCGAGCGCTTCAAGGCGACGCTGGCGAGCGCCCGGCGCGAGCTGGCGGTGCTGATGGGCGATCCCTCGGCGAAATTCGGCGAGGTCTCCGGCCGGCTCGACACAATGGGCAAGCCGCCAACGTTCCAATCGGTCGTCGCCGCCATCGATGCCAATCCGCAACTGGTGCGCTGGACGGCTGTCTATGCGCAGCGCAATGCCGAGCTGCTAATGGCGCGACTGAGGCCTTATCCCGACGTGCGAATTTCCGCGGGCTGGCGCCATTTCAACGAAACCAATGACGATGCCGTACGCCTTTCCGTCTCGGTGCCGATCCCGGTGTTCGACCAGAACCAGGGCAACATCCTTTCGGCGCAGGAGAGCCTCGCCAAGACCCGCGACG
Encoded proteins:
- the ihpA gene encoding divalent metal ion exporter subunit IhpA, whose protein sequence is MSCRSTAARLACAMAILVSPGLAQHSHAQTLTMRAALSRALAASPRLTAAERDVGIATGQRIQAGALLNPELSYEQDNSFGSGILRGTKSAETTLQISQAFELFGKRDARIAVGAAGIEVSAIQRKAIRLEVLSETAIAFLGVLGAQRRIHILDEQISAIDKLTPLLRRRVEAGASSPAETGRAEVASALVKADRERFKATLASARRELAVLMGDPSAKFGEVSGRLDTMGKPPTFQSVVAAIDANPQLVRWTAVYAQRNAELLMARLRPYPDVRISAGWRHFNETNDDAVRLSVSVPIPVFDQNQGNILSAQESLAKTRDERAANRNALIVVAGRAYDSLHGSLRELTVLRETAIPKATEAAEAISQGYGQGRFTLLEVLDAQASVMQARLREQEALQNFHAGVATIEGLVGNPFALAREGAR